The following proteins come from a genomic window of Pseudomonas sp. WJP1:
- a CDS encoding REP-associated tyrosine transposase: MPDLPAASRLRIGRYAENSRIYLLTTNTAHRVPVFKDFTLGRLVVDQFRNAQNLGFTKSLAWVVMPDHFHWLIELQKGSLSELMQKTKSMSTKAIKQSTGRSSSIWQRGFHDRALRREEDLVKLARYVVANPLRAGLVEKLGDYPLWDAVWV; this comes from the coding sequence ATGCCGGATTTACCTGCCGCAAGTCGATTGCGAATCGGTCGCTATGCAGAAAACAGCCGAATTTATCTGTTAACCACCAACACAGCTCACAGAGTCCCGGTTTTCAAGGATTTCACCTTGGGCCGACTGGTGGTCGATCAATTTCGCAATGCACAGAATCTAGGTTTTACGAAGTCGTTGGCCTGGGTGGTCATGCCAGATCATTTTCACTGGTTAATTGAGTTGCAGAAGGGATCTCTGAGTGAATTGATGCAAAAAACCAAGTCGATGAGTACCAAAGCCATAAAGCAGTCTACCGGTCGAAGCAGCAGTATCTGGCAGAGAGGATTTCATGATCGGGCACTGCGACGGGAAGAGGATTTGGTGAAACTGGCTCGATATGTAGTAGCCAACCCGTTACGGGCTGGACTGGTCGAGAAGCTTGGCGATTATCCGTTGTGGGATGCTGTTTGGGTTTGA
- a CDS encoding GlcG/HbpS family heme-binding protein: MSALTLKVAVNLVNEAINAGRAISAAPLTIAVLDAGGHLIALQREDGASLLRPHVAIGKAWGAIALGKGSRLLALDAQQRPAFIAALNSLGQGSVVPAPGGVLVRDQDGNVLGAVGISGDLSDVDEQCAINAIEALGLRADAGVAA; this comes from the coding sequence ATGAGCGCTTTAACCTTGAAAGTCGCAGTCAACCTGGTCAACGAAGCCATCAACGCAGGGCGCGCCATCTCCGCGGCACCCCTGACCATTGCAGTGCTGGACGCCGGCGGGCACCTGATCGCCTTGCAGCGCGAGGATGGCGCCAGCCTGCTGCGCCCGCACGTCGCCATCGGCAAGGCCTGGGGCGCCATCGCCTTGGGCAAAGGCTCACGCCTGCTGGCACTGGACGCCCAACAGCGCCCGGCGTTCATCGCGGCGTTGAACAGCCTGGGGCAGGGCAGCGTCGTGCCGGCACCGGGTGGTGTGTTGGTCCGGGATCAGGACGGGAATGTGCTGGGGGCGGTGGGGATCAGCGGGGATTTGTCGGATGTTGACGAGCAGTGTGCGATCAATGCGATTGAGGCGTTGGGGTTGAGGGCGGATGCGGGGGTTGCTGCTTGA
- a CDS encoding TetR/AcrR family transcriptional regulator yields the protein MSTIRERNKQLILRAASEEFADKGFAATKTSDIAAKAGLPKPNVYYYFKSKENLYREVLESIIEPILQASTPFNPEGVPSEVLSGYIRSKIRISRDLPFASKVFASEIMHGAPHLSSDLVEQLNGQAKHNIDCIQTWIDRGQIAPIDPNHLMFSIWAATQTYADFDWQITAITGKAKLDEEDYEAAAQTIIRLVLKGCEPD from the coding sequence ATGAGCACCATCCGCGAGCGCAACAAACAACTGATCCTGCGTGCCGCCAGTGAAGAATTTGCCGACAAGGGCTTCGCTGCGACCAAAACCAGTGACATCGCAGCCAAGGCGGGACTGCCCAAGCCCAACGTCTACTACTACTTCAAATCCAAGGAAAACCTCTACCGCGAGGTCCTGGAAAGCATCATCGAGCCGATCCTGCAGGCCTCGACGCCGTTCAATCCCGAGGGTGTGCCCAGTGAAGTGCTGAGCGGCTACATCCGCTCGAAAATCCGCATCTCCCGCGACCTGCCTTTCGCCTCCAAGGTGTTCGCCAGCGAAATCATGCACGGCGCCCCGCACCTGAGTTCCGACCTGGTCGAACAGCTCAACGGCCAGGCCAAGCACAACATCGACTGCATCCAGACCTGGATCGACCGTGGCCAGATTGCGCCCATCGACCCCAATCACCTGATGTTCAGCATCTGGGCCGCGACCCAGACCTACGCCGACTTCGACTGGCAAATCACCGCCATCACCGGCAAGGCCAAGCTGGATGAAGAGGATTATGAAGCGGCGGCGCAGACCATCATCCGGTTGGTGCTCAAGGGGTGTGAGCCGGACTGA
- the gcl gene encoding glyoxylate carboligase: protein MSKMRAIEAAVLVMRREGVDTAFGIPGAAINPLYSALQKVGGIDHVLARHVEGASHMAEGYTRTKAGNIGVCIGTSGPAGTDMVTGLYSASADSIPILCITGQAPRARMHKEDFQAVDITSIVKPVTKWATTVLEPGQVPYAFQKAFFEMRSGRPGPVLIDLPFDVQMAEIEFDIDAYQPLPLAKPTASRVQVEKALALLDQAERPLLVAGGGIINADASDLLVEFAELTGIPVIPTLMGWGTIPDDHPLMVGMVGLQTSHRYGNATMLKSDVVLGIGNRWANRHTGSVDVYTEGRKFIHVDIEGTQIGRVFTPDLGIVSDAAAALTVFIEVAREWQAAGKLKNRSAWLQDCQQRKASLQRKTHFDNVPVKPQRVYEEMNQVFGKDTCYVSTIGLSQIAGAQFLHVYKPRHWINCGQAGPLGWTIPAALGVVKADPSRKVVALSGDYDFQFMIEELAVGAQFKLPYIHVVVNNSYLGLIRQAQRGFEMDYCVQLSFDNLNAPELNGYGVDHVAVAEGLGCKALRVFEPSEIAPALRKAEQMIEEFKVPVIVEIILERVTNISMGTEINAVNEFEDLALVGNDAPTAISLLD from the coding sequence ATGAGCAAAATGAGAGCAATCGAAGCCGCCGTTCTGGTGATGCGCCGTGAAGGGGTTGATACCGCTTTTGGCATCCCCGGTGCCGCCATCAACCCGCTGTACTCCGCCCTGCAAAAGGTCGGCGGCATCGATCACGTACTCGCTCGCCACGTTGAAGGCGCCTCGCACATGGCCGAGGGCTACACCCGCACCAAGGCCGGCAACATCGGCGTGTGCATCGGCACTTCCGGCCCTGCCGGTACCGACATGGTCACCGGGCTCTACAGCGCCTCGGCCGACTCGATTCCAATCCTCTGCATTACCGGCCAGGCACCCCGCGCCCGTATGCACAAGGAAGACTTCCAGGCTGTCGATATCACCAGCATCGTCAAGCCAGTGACCAAGTGGGCAACCACCGTTCTGGAACCGGGCCAGGTGCCTTACGCGTTCCAGAAAGCTTTTTTTGAAATGCGCTCCGGCCGTCCAGGCCCGGTGCTGATCGACCTGCCGTTCGACGTACAGATGGCGGAAATCGAATTCGACATCGACGCCTACCAGCCGTTGCCATTGGCCAAACCAACCGCTAGCCGCGTTCAAGTCGAGAAGGCCCTGGCCTTGCTGGACCAGGCCGAGCGCCCGTTGCTGGTGGCCGGTGGTGGCATCATCAATGCCGACGCCAGCGACCTGCTGGTGGAGTTTGCCGAACTGACCGGCATCCCGGTCATCCCGACCCTGATGGGCTGGGGCACCATCCCGGACGATCACCCATTGATGGTCGGTATGGTGGGTCTGCAAACCTCGCACCGTTATGGCAACGCCACGATGCTGAAGTCCGACGTAGTACTGGGCATCGGTAACCGTTGGGCCAACCGCCACACCGGTTCGGTCGACGTCTACACCGAAGGCCGCAAGTTCATTCACGTCGACATCGAAGGCACGCAGATCGGCCGCGTATTCACCCCGGACCTGGGCATCGTGTCCGACGCCGCTGCCGCGCTGACCGTGTTCATCGAAGTCGCTCGCGAGTGGCAAGCTGCCGGCAAGCTGAAAAACCGCAGTGCCTGGCTGCAAGATTGCCAGCAGCGCAAAGCCAGCCTGCAGCGCAAGACCCATTTCGACAACGTGCCGGTCAAGCCGCAGCGCGTCTACGAAGAGATGAACCAGGTGTTCGGCAAAGACACCTGCTACGTCAGCACCATCGGTCTGTCGCAGATTGCCGGCGCGCAGTTCCTCCACGTCTACAAGCCGCGCCACTGGATCAACTGTGGTCAGGCAGGCCCACTGGGCTGGACCATTCCTGCCGCGCTGGGCGTGGTCAAGGCTGACCCGAGCCGCAAAGTCGTGGCCCTGTCGGGGGACTATGACTTCCAGTTCATGATCGAAGAACTGGCGGTGGGTGCGCAGTTCAAGCTGCCGTACATTCATGTGGTGGTGAACAACTCGTACCTGGGCCTGATCCGTCAGGCGCAGCGCGGGTTCGAGATGGACTACTGCGTGCAGCTGTCCTTCGACAACCTGAACGCACCGGAACTCAACGGTTATGGCGTCGATCACGTCGCAGTGGCCGAAGGCCTGGGCTGCAAGGCACTGCGTGTATTCGAACCGTCTGAAATCGCCCCTGCCCTGCGCAAGGCCGAACAGATGATCGAAGAGTTCAAGGTTCCGGTGATCGTCGAGATCATCCTGGAGCGCGTGACCAACATTTCCATGGGCACCGAGATCAACGCCGTCAACGAATTCGAAGACCTGGCGCTGGTCGGCAACGATGCGCCAACGGCAATTTCGTTGCTGGACTGA
- the hyi gene encoding hydroxypyruvate isomerase, whose product MPRFAANLSMLFTEQDFLARFEAAAKAGFSGVEYLFPYDFSSAEIKAKLDANGLTQVLFNLPAGDWAKGERGIACLPDRVEEFRAGVDLAIAYAQVLGNTQVNCLAGIRPQGVDDATVEKTFVANLKYAADKLQAAGIKLVMEAINTRDIPGFYLNNTAQALSIREQVGSANLFLQYDIYHMQIMEGDLARTLQSHLGEINHVQLADNPGRNEPGTGEINYRFLFEHLDRIGYQGWVGCEYKPLTTTEAGLGWLKTHNAI is encoded by the coding sequence ATGCCGCGTTTCGCAGCCAACCTGTCCATGCTGTTCACCGAACAGGACTTTCTCGCCCGTTTCGAAGCGGCCGCCAAGGCCGGTTTCAGTGGTGTCGAGTACCTGTTCCCGTACGACTTCAGCTCTGCCGAAATCAAGGCCAAGCTCGACGCCAACGGTCTGACCCAAGTGCTGTTCAACCTGCCGGCCGGCGACTGGGCCAAGGGCGAGCGCGGTATCGCCTGCCTGCCGGATCGGGTTGAAGAGTTCCGCGCCGGTGTCGATCTGGCGATCGCTTACGCACAAGTGCTGGGCAACACCCAGGTCAACTGCCTGGCCGGCATCCGCCCACAAGGCGTTGACGATGCCACCGTGGAAAAAACCTTCGTCGCCAACCTCAAGTACGCAGCCGACAAGCTGCAGGCGGCGGGCATCAAACTGGTGATGGAAGCAATCAACACCCGTGACATCCCGGGCTTCTACCTGAACAACACGGCGCAAGCCCTGTCGATTCGCGAGCAGGTCGGCAGCGCCAACCTGTTCCTGCAATACGACATCTATCACATGCAAATCATGGAGGGTGACCTGGCCCGCACCCTGCAATCGCACCTGGGCGAAATCAACCATGTGCAGCTGGCAGATAACCCAGGACGCAACGAACCAGGTACCGGTGAAATCAACTACCGCTTCCTGTTCGAACACCTGGATCGCATCGGTTATCAGGGCTGGGTCGGTTGCGAATACAAGCCGCTGACCACCACGGAAGCGGGTTTGGGCTGGCTCAAAACCCATAACGCGATCTGA
- a CDS encoding 2-hydroxy-3-oxopropionate reductase — MAKIGFIGTGIMGHPMALNLQKAGHSLFLSAHHDAAPADLVAGGAVALANPKEVAQEAEFIIVMVPDTPQVDDVLFRADGVAAGVGKGKVVIDMSSISPTATKAFAAKINEKGAQYLDAPVSGGEVGAKAATLSIMVGGDADAFERALPLFQAMGKNITLVGGNGDGQTAKVANQIIVALNIQAVAEALLFASKNGADPAKVREALMGGFASSKILEVHGERMIKGTFDPGFRISLHQKDLNLALQGAKELNINLPNTANTQQVFSTCAAIGGSNWDHSALIKGLEHMANFSIRDKN; from the coding sequence ATGGCTAAAATCGGATTTATCGGCACCGGCATCATGGGCCACCCAATGGCGTTGAACCTGCAGAAAGCCGGTCACAGCCTGTTCCTGTCGGCGCACCACGATGCCGCCCCTGCCGACCTGGTTGCCGGTGGCGCCGTCGCCCTGGCGAACCCGAAAGAAGTGGCCCAGGAAGCCGAGTTCATCATCGTCATGGTGCCGGATACCCCGCAGGTCGATGACGTACTGTTCCGTGCCGACGGCGTTGCCGCCGGTGTTGGCAAAGGCAAAGTAGTGATCGACATGAGCTCGATCTCGCCGACCGCCACCAAGGCTTTCGCTGCAAAGATCAACGAAAAAGGCGCGCAATACCTCGACGCTCCGGTCTCCGGTGGTGAAGTCGGTGCCAAGGCGGCGACCCTGAGCATCATGGTCGGCGGCGATGCCGATGCCTTCGAACGCGCGCTGCCGCTGTTCCAGGCCATGGGCAAGAACATCACCCTGGTCGGTGGCAACGGTGACGGTCAAACCGCCAAAGTGGCGAACCAGATCATCGTCGCGCTGAACATCCAGGCCGTGGCCGAAGCCCTGCTGTTCGCTTCCAAGAACGGTGCCGATCCAGCCAAGGTGCGTGAAGCGCTGATGGGCGGCTTCGCTTCGTCGAAGATCCTCGAAGTGCACGGCGAGCGCATGATCAAGGGAACCTTCGATCCAGGCTTCCGCATCAGCCTGCACCAGAAGGACCTGAACCTGGCCTTGCAAGGCGCCAAGGAGCTGAACATCAACCTGCCGAACACCGCCAACACCCAGCAGGTGTTCAGCACTTGCGCGGCCATCGGTGGCAGCAACTGGGACCACTCGGCGCTGATCAAGGGCCTGGAACACATGGCGAATTTCTCGATTCGCGATAAGAACTAA
- a CDS encoding DUF808 domain-containing protein, which translates to MAGSSLLVLIDDIAAVLDDVALMTKMAAKKTAGVLGDDLALNAQQVSGVRAEREIPVVWAVAKGSFVNKLILVPSALAISAFIPWLVTPLLMVGGAYLCFEGFEKLAHKFLHSKAEDLAEHAELVEAVADPAVDLVAFEKDKIKGAIRTDFILSAEIIAITLGVVADSALTQQVIVLSGIAIVMTVGVYGLVAGIVKLDDLGLWLTQKPGQIAKSIGGGILRAAPYMMKSLSVIGTAAMFLVGGGILTHGVPVVHHWIESVSAGAGGAGFIVPTLLNAVAGIVAGAVVLVGVMAVSKVWKALKG; encoded by the coding sequence ATGGCAGGAAGCAGTTTGCTCGTGCTGATCGACGACATCGCCGCCGTGCTGGACGATGTGGCGTTGATGACCAAAATGGCCGCCAAGAAGACCGCCGGGGTACTGGGCGATGACCTGGCGCTCAACGCCCAGCAGGTCAGCGGCGTGCGTGCCGAGCGGGAAATCCCGGTAGTCTGGGCGGTCGCCAAGGGCTCTTTCGTCAACAAACTGATCCTGGTGCCGTCGGCATTGGCCATCAGCGCGTTCATCCCGTGGCTGGTTACGCCGTTGTTGATGGTGGGGGGCGCTTACCTGTGCTTCGAAGGGTTCGAGAAGCTCGCCCACAAGTTCCTGCACAGCAAGGCTGAAGACCTGGCCGAACATGCCGAACTGGTAGAGGCCGTGGCGGATCCGGCGGTCGATCTGGTGGCGTTCGAAAAGGACAAGATCAAGGGCGCGATCCGTACCGACTTCATCCTCTCGGCGGAAATCATCGCCATCACCCTCGGCGTCGTGGCCGATTCGGCGCTGACCCAACAAGTCATCGTGCTCTCGGGCATCGCCATTGTCATGACTGTCGGCGTCTACGGGCTGGTGGCGGGCATCGTCAAACTCGATGACCTGGGCCTGTGGCTGACCCAAAAGCCGGGGCAAATAGCCAAAAGCATAGGCGGCGGCATTCTACGTGCAGCGCCATACATGATGAAAAGCCTGTCGGTGATCGGGACGGCGGCCATGTTCCTGGTCGGTGGCGGCATCCTCACCCACGGCGTGCCGGTGGTGCATCACTGGATCGAAAGTGTCAGCGCAGGGGCGGGTGGTGCCGGGTTTATCGTGCCGACGTTGCTCAATGCCGTGGCGGGGATCGTGGCGGGGGCGGTGGTGTTGGTGGGAGTGATGGCCGTCAGCAAGGTCTGGAAAGCGCTGAAAGGCTAA